The Gemmatimonadota bacterium genome has a segment encoding these proteins:
- a CDS encoding AraC family transcriptional regulator translates to MVRAVDDGAGDDTVRHALSRWALGSDWATVPLDAPVRLAVLAIVASKGRSRWGELPGTVGLTPRTLLRRFRAATGLTLKRYAKVRRFREAAARQRRGPATTWSYIAADVGYSDHAHLTREFREIHGAPPSEVARLIGRISHGKIRP, encoded by the coding sequence GTGGTACGCGCGGTGGACGACGGGGCGGGGGACGATACGGTACGGCATGCACTGTCTCGTTGGGCCCTCGGGAGTGACTGGGCCACCGTCCCGCTCGACGCGCCGGTCCGGCTCGCCGTCCTGGCCATCGTCGCGTCGAAGGGGCGATCCCGGTGGGGGGAGTTGCCGGGGACGGTGGGGCTGACCCCACGCACGCTCCTTCGGCGATTTAGGGCAGCGACGGGACTCACGCTCAAGCGTTATGCCAAGGTGCGCCGGTTCCGCGAGGCGGCGGCACGCCAGCGTCGAGGCCCCGCCACGACCTGGAGTTACATCGCGGCGGATGTCGGTTATTCCGACCACGCGCACCTCACGCGCGAGTTTCGGGAGATTCATGGAGCGCCACCCAGTGAGGTGGCGCGACTGATCGGGCGGATCAGTCACGGGAAGATCCGTCCGTGA